The Stieleria maiorica genome includes the window TCGCCGGCCCGCGCAAGTCCGCCATGGCGAAACCGATGCCGTTTTCGATCAGCGGCGAGGAACTGACCGCGTCGTAACGTGAACCGCTTAGTCCGTCGCACCACCACAGCAGATCGCCGTCGTCGAGATCGTAGCCGCACACACGGGTGCTCATCGCGCAAATGATCTGCGGCCGGCCGTCGACCTGCGCCACCACCGGTGTACTCCAGGCTCCGACGTCGTCGGCGTTCTTGTCGCCGGTGTAGGCTTCGTCGGTTTCCCACAGGGTCTTTCCGCTGGCCAAGTCGATCGCGGTCAGGAAAACACGTGCACCCGGGCCGGTTTGCAGCAGGACGCGGTCTTTGTAGATGATCGGCGACGAACCATAGCCCCAGATGTGTCTGAATTCACCCAAATCCCGCGACCACAGTCGTTGGCCAGAGTAGTCGTAGCAGTACAAGCCGGCCGACGAATGCCAGACGACGACACGCTGGCCATCGGCGGCCGGTGTCGTGCTGCCGAACGGGTTCTTGATGTGCGTCGTGTCTTCACCGAACTCAACCGTTTGTGTCCACAGCAGCATTCCGTCGCCGCGATCGAAGCACAGCAAGCTGCGCTGGCGACCGTCTTCGCTGCCGCTGGCAAGAAACACGCGGTCAGCAGAAACGATCGGGCTGCCGGCTCCTGGGGCGGGCAGATCGACCTTCCACTTGATGTTTTGCTCACGGCCCCAGCTCAACGGATAATCGTTTCCCTCGGCGACGCCATTGCCGTTGGGCCCGCGGAATTGTGGCCAGTCGCCCGCACGGACGGTTGCGACCGCGAGAAACACCACAAGTACCATCGCCAGCGCAGCCAGCGGTTTTGTCACCTCGTCAGCCACCAGGACCCGTTCTAACGCCTTCATCCGCTCGCTCTCCAAGTGATTTTCAGCGGATCCCCGCTGGCCCCGCTCGGTTCCTACTGCGTTGAAGCACGTCGCGTTCCTACTCCGGGAAATCTTGATGTGCCAGGCCATTCCAAATGCCCGCATGGTGTCGAACTCCTTACGATGGCTCCTTTCTCCCCTGGCTTTGCGGGTAAGAAGGGCTGGGGATGAGGAGGCCAGTTGCTCGTTGGCGGCCGATGGAGGAACGGACCGGACGTCGGCGTGAATCGACGGCTGAAAAAGGCCGGCTTGCAGATTGAAAAATCTTTGCAAGGAGAAAACGCAACGGTGCCGCCCACGCTGACACGCGAGACATCGTGTCACGGAGTGAAGTCGCGCCGCAGATCAGCATGCGCAAATACGCACGCCGCCGAAAACAAAGGCGAGACGAAGCGCTAATGAAATAAGTACACGGGCAGATGCGATGCTTCGATCAACTTTTGGGTGAAGGAGCCCAGCAAGACCTCGTGGATGCGCGCGCCGAATCTCTTTCCGCCGCTCCGCTTCGGCCGTCTCGTCGACGATTTCAACGCCGACCAATTGGCATCGGTAGCGGTTGGCAAGTTGAATCGAATCGTCAACAGCCACGTGTCCATTGGCCGAGCCGCTGACACCGACAAGCAAGCGTTGCCGATTTGAATCTTGATTCATGAGTCAGCCTTCGGTTTCGAAACGAGGCGGAAGATCATCAAATCCTGGACACCAGCGCACGTTGGTGTTTAGCCTTCAGGCGATTCTTCTCGCTGCGAAGCAGCGACCGTGGGCGGCGAAAGCCTGGACACCAGCGCATGTTGGTGTTTAGCCTTCAGGCGACTCTTTTCGCTGCGAAGCAGCGACCGTGGGCGGCGAAAGCCTGCGTACCAACGTTCACGCCCACCTCCTGCTCGGTTCTCGACCACGCTGGATTCTTGGCATCCAGCTCAATCCGTTTGACCTCGTGATTTACGGTGTTTTAGCCATTGAATCGCGGCACAATCGCGTTTGGCACGGCAATCGCGTTAAGGGCTCGTCACTCGCCGAGTGGTGAAGTGCACCGCTGCGAGAGAACACCATTCAAACCGTGGAGAGTGCCATGTTGGGCTGGGCATTAACTTTCTTGATCATCGCATTGATCGCCGGCGTCTTGGGCTTCGGCGTCATCGCGGGAACCGCGGCGTCGATCGCGAAAATCCTGTTCGTTGTCTTCCTGGTGCTGTTCATCATCGGGTTGATCATGGGCCGACGCGGACCGGCGATTTAGATGAGAGCGACCCACGATTTTTACCTCTTTGTTCTGGCATCCCTGATCGCCCTGGTGGCCTGTGTTTCGGGCTGTCAGCAGAAAGAGACGCTTCTGGATGTCGACACGCCCAACGGCGGCGTCGAGATCCAGAGGGACAAAGATGGTGGCAATGTCACCGTCGAGATCGGCGAGTGACGCCGCCGCCATTTGGTAGATGAACTCAATTGCTTTAGAGGAGTGTAACGATGCGTGCAGTCATTGGGATTGCCGTTTTAATGTTGGTGCTGGCATGGGTCGGCTGGGTGCAGTTCAGTTCACCCGACGGCGATCCAACCATCCGCGTGGATTCTGACAAAGTCCGCCAAGACACCGCTGAAATCGTCGAAAAATCGAAGCAGGTGGTCGATCGTGCCGCGGAATCGGTCGACGAGAACCTGGAGACGGAGCCGGAGCCAGTAGCTGAGCCAGAAGCTGTCGATCCCTAGTCGTAAGGGCGACAACACACGCGTCACCCCGTTCATGACGTGAAGACAACCTTTTCTTGGAGACCCCAATGACATTCCCTACTCGCCCCTACGCCGTACTGGCGCTTGCTGCGCTGCTCGCAGCCCCAGCGGCGACCGCTGCAGACAAGTCCGTTGATGACCAGGCCACGAAACAAACGTCTGCAGAGGAGAGCGCGGACGAGACCATCACCGAAAAACTGCAAGGCCGCTGGGAAGTGGTCGAAGCAGTCAATCAAGGCCGGCCGCTGCCCGAAGTGGAGGTGAGTGGGACCTACGTGACGATCGCGATCAACCGGATCGTTACCTATGATCGCGACGATCGGCAACGTTTTCGGGCCGTGTTCCGAGTCGATTCATCGACCAACCCGGTTCAGATCACGATGACGTCCGTGCCGAAGCTTGCCCGCCCCAGCGAGATCGACCCGCCGCCCAAACCAGACGAGGCGGTCGCGCCGGGGATCCTGCGGTTTGACAACGAGCATCAATGGACGCTGTGCTACGCGGTCGGTGATGCCGAGCGGCCGACCAAATTCGATTCGCCCAAAGGCAGCAAGAACATGTTGATGACGCTGCGGCGGCGCCCGGGCGACCCGGTGCCGGATGTGCAGGACACCAATGCGAAATAGGGACGAAGGATGAATGGCATGGGGTTTGGAGAGGACGGATACGGCAACCGTTGGTGTCTAGCCCTTAGGCGATTCCCGGTCGCTGCGAATCAGCGACGGTGGGCGGCTAAGGCTGGTCCGAGCACCTGTGCCCGCCCCATTTAGCACGACGAGTGAGAACGACCTCGGTCTGAATGCTGGGGGAAAAACGAATGCTCGATTTAATCGACTGGGAAAACCTTCAAGCGATCGCCATCGCCGCCGGTTGTGGTGCGGCGCTCGGGATCGAGCGTGAGATCGCGGGCAAGCCGGCGGGGATTCGAACCCACATCTTCGTCTGCGCGGGGTCGGCGCTGATGATGATTCTGGGGCAAGAGGTGGTCCAACAATTCCAGCAGCAAGAGACGGACAGGTTGATCAACACAGATCCGATCCGGATTTTGCAGGCGATTG containing:
- a CDS encoding PQQ-like beta-propeller repeat protein, producing MKALERVLVADEVTKPLAALAMVLVVFLAVATVRAGDWPQFRGPNGNGVAEGNDYPLSWGREQNIKWKVDLPAPGAGSPIVSADRVFLASGSEDGRQRSLLCFDRGDGMLLWTQTVEFGEDTTHIKNPFGSTTPAADGQRVVVWHSSAGLYCYDYSGQRLWSRDLGEFRHIWGYGSSPIIYKDRVLLQTGPGARVFLTAIDLASGKTLWETDEAYTGDKNADDVGAWSTPVVAQVDGRPQIICAMSTRVCGYDLDDGDLLWWCDGLSGSRYDAVSSSPLIENGIGFAMADLRGPAMGFRLGGTGNVTTSNRLWHVEKRNPSSVGTGIMVGRYIYRPNSGPGTLECLDAETGESLWKSRAKDHWASMVLAGGHLYALSQRGTTIVFKPNPEEFELVAENELDGVTNATPAFSEGQIFIRTEEHLYCIDQ
- a CDS encoding DUF1328 domain-containing protein produces the protein MLGWALTFLIIALIAGVLGFGVIAGTAASIAKILFVVFLVLFIIGLIMGRRGPAI
- a CDS encoding TIGR03067 domain-containing protein, whose amino-acid sequence is MTFPTRPYAVLALAALLAAPAATAADKSVDDQATKQTSAEESADETITEKLQGRWEVVEAVNQGRPLPEVEVSGTYVTIAINRIVTYDRDDRQRFRAVFRVDSSTNPVQITMTSVPKLARPSEIDPPPKPDEAVAPGILRFDNEHQWTLCYAVGDAERPTKFDSPKGSKNMLMTLRRRPGDPVPDVQDTNAK
- a CDS encoding MgtC/SapB family protein; the protein is MLDLIDWENLQAIAIAAGCGAALGIEREIAGKPAGIRTHIFVCAGSALMMILGQEVVQQFQQQETDRLINTDPIRILQAIVVGISFLGAGTIVHDRDQSVEGLTTAATIYLTAGIGVAAAVGRVTLALTVTGFAVAVLVLLGLLERRIAVFNADREKE